In Flavobacterium cerinum, one genomic interval encodes:
- a CDS encoding DUF3667 domain-containing protein, whose protein sequence is MSHDKIRDHIDCLNCGKIVTEKYCPNCGQDNTESRKSFHYLFTHFVEDFTHYDNAFWKTMKYLLFRPSRLTREYLEGKRKHYVAPVKLYIFISFITFFLPGVLPEINHDKETQREVRKAEAHKYDYNYEEADSIMKASTGRKIPTIGNYSSVKEYDSIQKTLPAAKKSSLLMEKFERKMAEINEKYTTKEVIGKFKDSFIHNLPKVLFLYLPLFAFSLWLFHSKKKWYYFEHGIFTLHYFSFLLLNTMLFLTLSWFLELLGDNGFLTFLEFILACIYLGWGFTYFFKAHRFFYGEKRYISNLKSLILFFVNSFLITVVLLLFVIYTLLYLH, encoded by the coding sequence ATGAGCCACGATAAAATACGCGATCACATTGACTGTTTAAATTGCGGAAAAATTGTTACCGAGAAATACTGTCCGAACTGCGGTCAGGATAACACCGAATCCCGAAAGTCATTTCACTATCTGTTTACGCATTTTGTAGAAGATTTTACGCATTATGACAATGCCTTTTGGAAAACCATGAAATACTTATTGTTTCGTCCTTCACGCCTTACCCGTGAATATCTGGAGGGAAAACGCAAACATTATGTAGCTCCGGTTAAGTTGTATATTTTTATCAGTTTTATCACCTTTTTCCTTCCGGGAGTACTTCCGGAAATTAATCACGATAAAGAAACCCAACGTGAGGTACGCAAGGCGGAAGCCCATAAATATGATTACAACTACGAAGAGGCCGATTCAATTATGAAAGCATCCACCGGTAGAAAAATACCTACTATTGGAAATTATAGTTCGGTAAAAGAATACGATTCGATACAAAAGACACTTCCGGCAGCAAAAAAGAGTTCCCTACTAATGGAAAAATTTGAAAGAAAGATGGCCGAGATAAACGAAAAATACACCACAAAAGAAGTCATCGGAAAATTCAAGGACTCTTTTATTCATAACCTCCCAAAAGTACTTTTCCTCTATCTGCCATTATTTGCGTTTTCGTTGTGGTTGTTTCACAGTAAGAAAAAATGGTACTATTTTGAACACGGTATTTTTACGCTGCATTACTTTTCGTTCCTGCTTCTCAACACTATGCTGTTTCTGACGCTGAGCTGGTTCCTGGAACTATTGGGCGATAATGGCTTTCTAACATTTTTAGAGTTTATACTAGCCTGTATTTATCTGGGATGGGGCTTTACTTACTTTTTTAAAGCACACCGGTTTTTTTACGGTGAAAAACGTTATATCTCTAATTTAAAGAGCTTGATATTGTTTTTTGTCAATTCTTTCCTTATTACGGTTGTACTATTGCTATTTGTCATCTATACCCTATTATACCTTCATTAA
- a CDS encoding immunity 49 family protein gives MEHKIILPFFTDEKFAGKPLTLVNCIAFLARRDGSHLLLMSHFAELYLFKYSKDFVFEKEIPVTAVLNGFREFNESREFALSESASGQIIISGDANRCFIIDEDGNIDPASYTTTVVNLKSDAHALFPQKQEAAAKNLYCNATLLPESNQLIALVDSEMGWGSTEGKRRGDFIVISEAPFEDATQRPRLKLLAALNKRPSAHYETDFPGIELKNEKTIHRDATFEENLIAAIEINNKMPFFDPWIGNIYPLTESLLLVPVFDKFRRLSASACFLLVNTDGTVVGQLQDIEPKNLKLSKLEEFHFAVNHQDQILYFKGENTIYVFGFDGSCLDKIVLEGTTKPLAAFQLIGNTTNGNLLFFDRKNFHFLQVPSLKPLDSNNAIGIETALTAYKKQKPAKPKTPVKKLKDDKHIYLHKVDHPEIIESNFEWIQEEFDYSVEKSKSKFRFFNYLFRDAKQLLQMSVLQKTAFETQQKWFRYGVNSMGEYFRLVHFEGETKEATIEESGAFEILVEPCGEYVSTLPALHWAVIARDTEKQKIIADSPIKNWIYREEDWEKNTFITCFLKIIKEYFLTGNFNTALYDTAQADLEKYKSELGPDVKQKFGLYRINRFLNAFKSLAEDNEAEFHTNFALALQAHKEVWSQKKALNRGGTPMCRDNDGFLSWDCTALAAMAYDKGWKLELTSDYIPQSMVEGSINLK, from the coding sequence ATGGAACATAAAATAATACTGCCCTTTTTTACTGACGAAAAATTTGCCGGAAAACCGCTTACTCTTGTCAATTGTATTGCGTTTTTAGCACGTAGAGACGGGAGTCATCTGTTATTAATGTCTCATTTTGCCGAATTGTACCTGTTTAAATATTCAAAAGATTTTGTTTTTGAAAAGGAAATTCCGGTAACTGCTGTTTTAAACGGATTCAGAGAATTTAACGAATCCAGAGAATTTGCGCTGAGCGAAAGTGCTTCCGGGCAGATTATCATTTCCGGTGATGCCAATCGTTGTTTTATTATTGATGAAGACGGAAACATTGATCCGGCTTCGTACACCACAACCGTTGTCAATTTAAAGAGTGATGCGCATGCTCTTTTTCCGCAAAAACAAGAAGCGGCGGCTAAAAACTTATATTGCAATGCAACCTTATTACCGGAATCGAATCAATTGATTGCTTTAGTAGACAGTGAAATGGGTTGGGGATCAACTGAAGGTAAAAGGCGGGGTGACTTTATCGTGATTTCGGAGGCTCCTTTTGAGGATGCCACACAACGTCCTCGTTTAAAACTGTTGGCAGCATTAAACAAAAGACCTAGCGCACACTATGAAACAGATTTTCCGGGTATCGAATTGAAAAACGAAAAAACCATTCATCGTGATGCTACTTTTGAAGAGAATTTAATTGCTGCAATCGAAATCAATAATAAAATGCCGTTTTTCGATCCGTGGATCGGGAATATTTACCCGCTTACGGAATCGTTGTTGTTGGTTCCTGTTTTTGATAAATTCCGACGTTTGAGTGCCAGTGCTTGTTTTTTGTTGGTAAACACCGATGGAACTGTGGTCGGGCAATTGCAAGACATTGAGCCGAAAAATCTCAAGCTTAGCAAATTGGAAGAATTTCATTTTGCGGTGAACCATCAGGATCAAATCCTTTATTTTAAAGGAGAAAACACCATTTACGTATTTGGATTCGATGGTAGCTGTTTGGATAAAATCGTGTTGGAAGGAACTACAAAACCGTTGGCTGCATTCCAATTGATCGGAAATACAACCAATGGAAATCTGCTGTTTTTTGACAGAAAGAATTTTCATTTCCTGCAAGTACCATCACTAAAACCTTTGGATAGCAACAATGCAATAGGTATTGAAACCGCACTGACGGCTTATAAAAAACAAAAACCGGCAAAACCCAAAACTCCTGTAAAAAAGCTAAAAGACGACAAACACATTTACTTACACAAAGTGGATCATCCGGAGATTATTGAAAGTAATTTCGAGTGGATACAAGAAGAATTTGATTATTCAGTTGAAAAATCGAAGAGCAAGTTTCGTTTCTTCAATTATCTTTTCCGGGATGCGAAGCAATTACTCCAAATGTCCGTTTTGCAGAAAACAGCATTTGAAACACAGCAAAAATGGTTTCGTTATGGAGTAAACAGCATGGGTGAATATTTTCGTTTGGTTCATTTTGAAGGTGAAACCAAAGAAGCGACGATAGAGGAGAGCGGCGCTTTTGAAATTTTGGTTGAACCCTGCGGCGAATACGTTAGTACCCTGCCGGCATTGCATTGGGCTGTCATTGCCCGTGATACGGAAAAGCAAAAAATAATAGCCGACAGTCCGATAAAAAACTGGATATACAGAGAAGAAGATTGGGAGAAGAATACGTTTATAACCTGCTTTTTAAAAATAATAAAGGAATACTTTCTTACAGGAAATTTTAATACCGCTTTGTATGACACAGCACAAGCTGATTTGGAAAAATACAAATCGGAACTCGGACCGGATGTAAAACAAAAGTTTGGATTGTACCGAATCAATCGTTTTTTAAATGCTTTTAAAAGTTTGGCAGAGGACAACGAAGCTGAATTTCATACCAATTTTGCATTGGCACTTCAGGCACACAAAGAAGTGTGGAGTCAGAAAAAAGCCTTAAACAGAGGTGGAACACCGATGTGCAGAGATAACGACGGTTTTTTATCCTGGGATTGTACCGCTTTAGCAGCTATGGCGTATGACAAAGGTTGGAAACTGGAATTAACGTCCGATTATATACCGCAATCGATGGTGGAGGGAAGTATTAATTTGAAATAA
- a CDS encoding imm11 family protein, giving the protein MKKVVYYQMELATESEIVGTYPQVDVPKHYFKIPDNFETLSLRSFPEVNPNLENFIFKRVAKRTDVLSSHMLHSSIGVFIDKKFKDLIENFCVKNFQFYDCTLIAADKGFEAQLAENPYFFLHLIYANEVLDFSQSVFENLKTDERVTIDNEEQRAPFLRPVKLFLKETPDLFRSPFNIALLVSESLKQAMEKAAISGVWFEEFKGNEFYSAE; this is encoded by the coding sequence ATGAAAAAAGTCGTTTATTATCAAATGGAGTTAGCCACAGAAAGTGAAATTGTCGGAACCTACCCACAAGTAGATGTGCCGAAGCATTATTTTAAAATTCCTGACAATTTTGAGACACTATCGTTGAGATCTTTTCCGGAAGTAAATCCCAATTTGGAAAATTTTATTTTTAAAAGAGTAGCAAAGCGAACAGATGTGTTAAGTTCACATATGTTACATTCTTCGATAGGCGTTTTTATTGACAAAAAATTTAAGGATTTAATAGAAAACTTTTGTGTTAAGAATTTTCAGTTTTACGATTGTACCTTAATTGCAGCCGATAAAGGTTTTGAAGCACAATTGGCCGAAAACCCTTATTTTTTCCTACATCTGATATATGCAAATGAAGTTCTTGATTTTAGTCAGTCTGTATTTGAAAATTTAAAAACAGATGAAAGGGTTACGATCGATAATGAAGAACAAAGAGCTCCGTTTTTACGTCCTGTAAAATTGTTTCTAAAAGAGACACCCGATCTGTTTCGTTCGCCGTTCAATATTGCGCTTTTAGTTTCGGAATCACTCAAACAAGCCATGGAAAAAGCTGCAATTTCCGGTGTTTGGTTTGAGGAATTTAAGGGTAATGAATTCTATAGTGCCGAATAA
- a CDS encoding MBL fold metallo-hydrolase: MITLVILLLTLTIGTYFFMQHPKFGKLPTGERLERIKKSPNFRDGQFQNSSVTPDLTEGANFFTVLKEFIFKENTRVKPTDSLPSVKTNLHEIPLTEDAYVWFGHSSYFLQTNGIKFLIDPVFSGAASPIRMTTKSFGGSDRYTTADIPEIDYLIITHDHWDHLDYKTIKELKSKVKTVICGLGVGEHFEYWGYDKSRIIEKDWNETVQLINSAKLHTTPARHFSGRSFSRNKSLWLSFVLETPNKKIFIGGDGGYDSHFKTIGDQFGPFDLAIIECGQYDKNWKYIHLMPEEVVQVAQDLKVKKLIPVHWSKFSLANHNWDEPISRLENLNENGTIRLCTPMIGEKMDLNADKSFASWWKNVN; the protein is encoded by the coding sequence ATGATCACACTTGTTATACTTCTCTTAACCCTTACTATCGGCACTTATTTCTTTATGCAACATCCGAAGTTCGGGAAACTTCCAACCGGTGAGCGTTTGGAAAGAATCAAAAAATCGCCTAATTTCCGTGACGGTCAGTTTCAGAATAGCAGCGTAACACCCGATTTAACCGAAGGTGCCAATTTTTTCACCGTACTGAAAGAGTTTATCTTTAAAGAAAATACACGTGTAAAACCTACCGATTCATTGCCTTCGGTAAAAACCAATCTGCATGAAATCCCGCTAACTGAGGATGCCTATGTATGGTTTGGCCATTCCTCCTACTTTTTACAGACGAACGGTATTAAGTTTCTGATCGATCCGGTATTTAGCGGAGCTGCTTCTCCGATACGAATGACAACCAAAAGTTTTGGCGGCAGTGATCGTTATACTACAGCCGATATTCCGGAAATTGATTATCTGATTATTACGCATGATCATTGGGATCATTTGGATTATAAAACCATAAAAGAATTGAAAAGCAAAGTGAAGACAGTGATCTGTGGCTTAGGTGTGGGCGAGCATTTCGAATATTGGGGGTATGATAAATCTCGCATCATTGAAAAGGACTGGAATGAAACCGTCCAGTTAATCAATTCGGCTAAATTACATACCACACCGGCCCGTCACTTTTCCGGAAGAAGTTTTTCGAGAAACAAATCCTTATGGTTATCTTTTGTATTGGAAACTCCGAACAAAAAGATCTTTATTGGCGGTGATGGCGGTTATGATAGTCATTTCAAAACAATCGGAGATCAATTCGGTCCGTTTGATCTCGCCATTATTGAATGCGGTCAATATGATAAAAACTGGAAATACATCCATTTAATGCCCGAAGAAGTGGTTCAGGTTGCTCAGGATCTAAAGGTAAAAAAACTGATACCCGTACACTGGAGTAAATTCTCATTGGCGAATCACAATTGGGATGAACCGATTTCACGTTTGGAAAATCTAAATGAAAACGGGACAATTCGTTTGTGTACACCGATGATTGGTGAAAAAATGGATCTAAACGCCGATAAATCTTTCGCCTCCTGGTGGAAAAATGTAAATTAA
- a CDS encoding TetR/AcrR family transcriptional regulator, which yields MDKQKEILATALKLFVDNGFHGTATSKIAKESGVANGTLFHYYKTKEELIIALYIDIKLRVAQHIESYREEGTEYREHFKKQFIGLMLWSLDNDYEFRFIQQFYFSPYASLINYEEIQKLSKKGCDELEEAMAQNHIKKQPIDYLITIVNNYVFGIQQYLRQSTLTLEEKKEVIYNSFDTLWIMIR from the coding sequence ATGGACAAGCAAAAAGAAATATTAGCAACCGCTTTAAAGCTATTCGTAGACAACGGATTTCACGGTACTGCAACCAGCAAAATCGCGAAAGAATCCGGTGTGGCTAACGGTACGTTATTTCATTATTATAAGACCAAAGAAGAATTAATCATAGCGCTTTACATCGACATTAAACTTCGTGTAGCGCAGCATATTGAAAGCTATCGAGAAGAAGGCACTGAATATCGGGAACATTTTAAAAAGCAGTTTATCGGACTAATGTTATGGTCGTTGGACAATGATTATGAATTCCGCTTTATTCAACAATTCTATTTTTCTCCTTATGCTTCGCTAATTAATTATGAGGAAATACAAAAGCTTTCCAAAAAAGGTTGTGACGAACTGGAGGAAGCTATGGCGCAAAATCATATTAAAAAACAACCTATCGATTATCTGATTACTATTGTTAACAATTATGTTTTTGGTATTCAGCAATATTTACGACAGTCGACTTTAACTTTAGAAGAAAAAAAAGAAGTGATCTACAATTCGTTTGATACACTTTGGATCATGATTCGATGA
- a CDS encoding bestrophin family ion channel yields MHTKRNKTQNEKFILWPKNIGYILIIWSVVQTLLYQYFNLKWIALPWTPIAAIGILSLLLFSLKNKQIQRHRIQTEVLWKTIVRSSSTWNNFLQNNFNLNAETYEELKNRHLAWLVVLRYQLNKERDELALNESAKIQDELSRLISQSEMDYIAQHKNSAKQLVALQSKRIKELFDQGIIENQQYLTLLGHLADYYDLQLRCEKNNSYNANSILAKVSLLLVHLFILLLPFGLINEFQKLKPDYVLLTIPLCILISLFFIFTELHAQKANRLFEFKPKQL; encoded by the coding sequence ATGCATACAAAACGTAACAAAACTCAAAATGAGAAGTTTATACTTTGGCCTAAAAACATTGGATACATTTTAATCATCTGGTCCGTAGTCCAAACACTATTATATCAGTATTTTAACTTAAAGTGGATTGCGCTTCCGTGGACTCCGATTGCGGCTATCGGAATATTGTCTTTACTCCTTTTTAGCTTAAAAAATAAACAGATACAACGCCATCGAATACAAACAGAAGTACTTTGGAAAACGATTGTCCGAAGCAGTTCGACCTGGAATAATTTCCTTCAAAACAACTTTAATCTGAATGCCGAAACCTATGAGGAATTAAAAAACCGGCATTTGGCCTGGTTAGTTGTACTTCGCTACCAACTCAATAAAGAAAGAGATGAACTAGCCTTAAATGAATCGGCTAAAATACAGGATGAATTGTCCCGACTTATTTCTCAATCCGAAATGGATTATATCGCACAACATAAAAACAGTGCGAAACAATTAGTTGCCTTACAATCTAAAAGAATCAAAGAATTATTCGATCAGGGAATAATTGAAAACCAACAGTATCTGACCTTATTAGGACATCTTGCCGACTATTACGATTTACAATTGCGTTGTGAGAAAAACAATAGCTATAATGCTAATTCTATATTAGCGAAAGTCAGTCTGCTATTGGTTCATCTGTTTATCTTATTACTACCGTTTGGTTTAATTAATGAATTTCAAAAATTAAAACCCGATTATGTATTACTAACAATACCTTTATGTATTCTTATTTCGCTTTTCTTTATTTTTACAGAACTGCATGCACAAAAAGCGAATCGATTATTTGAATTTAAACCGAAACAATTATAA
- a CDS encoding OsmC family protein produces MKIIRRASANWKGSGMEGKGSVSTQSTTLNNANLSFKTRFEDGVGTNPEELIGAAHAGCFSMKLSFVLNEAGFTADNIDTSAKVVFEDGKITQVQLDVKASVPGISEEAFQKAALDAKENCPISQLLKAEIVLAAALV; encoded by the coding sequence ATGAAAATAATCAGAAGAGCCAGTGCAAACTGGAAAGGTAGCGGTATGGAAGGAAAAGGATCCGTATCGACACAGAGCACAACGTTAAACAATGCTAACTTATCTTTTAAAACCCGTTTTGAAGATGGAGTAGGAACCAATCCGGAAGAATTGATCGGTGCGGCACATGCCGGATGTTTTTCGATGAAGCTTAGTTTTGTATTAAACGAAGCCGGATTTACAGCCGATAATATCGATACAAGTGCCAAAGTAGTTTTCGAAGACGGGAAAATCACTCAGGTACAATTGGACGTTAAAGCCAGCGTACCGGGAATTTCGGAAGAAGCGTTTCAAAAAGCCGCTTTGGATGCGAAAGAAAACTGTCCGATTTCGCAATTGCTAAAAGCAGAAATCGTTTTAGCGGCTGCATTGGTGTAA
- a CDS encoding helix-turn-helix domain-containing protein — translation MSHFDTPDRKIHQGRNIKRFREMLGIKQEGLAYELGDDWSQKKVSLLEQKETIETDILAQVAAILKIPVEAIENFNEEQAMNIIANTFNNEHSIGFVINNYNPIEKIILLHEEKIALYERMLKEKEDMMARLEKLIENK, via the coding sequence ATGTCACACTTCGATACGCCAGACAGAAAAATACATCAAGGAAGAAATATCAAACGTTTTCGCGAAATGTTGGGTATAAAACAGGAAGGTTTGGCTTATGAGCTGGGCGACGACTGGAGCCAAAAGAAAGTATCATTACTCGAACAAAAAGAAACTATTGAAACCGATATACTCGCACAAGTAGCCGCAATACTAAAAATACCCGTAGAGGCTATCGAAAACTTTAATGAAGAACAGGCTATGAATATTATTGCCAATACATTTAATAATGAACATAGTATCGGTTTTGTAATCAATAACTACAATCCCATCGAAAAGATCATTCTACTACACGAAGAAAAAATCGCCTTATACGAACGGATGCTAAAGGAAAAGGAAGATATGATGGCGCGGTTGGAAAAGCTCATCGAAAATAAATAA